The following are encoded in a window of Arthrobacter antioxidans genomic DNA:
- a CDS encoding NAD(P)-dependent alcohol dehydrogenase, with translation MKAVVYERYGPPDVLRLEDVPVPTPGAHQVLVEVAATSINLSDWEGLRGKPVYARLGGLRAPARRVLGSDIAGRVAAVGSGVTRFRRGDEVYGDNLGFKGGFAEYAVVPEAALARKPPELTFAEASTLPQAGSIALQGTARAHPGQRVLINGAGGGSGSFAIQLARSSGAHVTGVDNARKLAFMRSLGAHEVIDHRRQDFTRLEPYDLVLDLVAHRSAFAYGRALTRGGRYLCVGGTTRALLQVVTLGTALGLLTGRRLGVLAVRGGPAHFEPVAQRCVDGDLRIHIDRTFPLGEVPQALTYVGAGHALGKVVVLP, from the coding sequence ATGAAGGCCGTCGTGTACGAGCGCTACGGCCCGCCGGACGTGCTGAGGCTGGAGGACGTCCCGGTTCCGACGCCGGGGGCACACCAGGTGCTCGTCGAGGTCGCCGCGACGTCGATCAACCTCTCGGACTGGGAGGGGCTCCGCGGAAAGCCCGTGTATGCGCGGCTCGGTGGCCTGCGTGCCCCGGCCCGGCGGGTGCTCGGCTCCGATATCGCCGGGAGGGTGGCCGCCGTCGGCTCCGGGGTCACGCGGTTCCGGCGGGGCGATGAGGTGTACGGCGACAATCTGGGGTTCAAGGGCGGCTTCGCCGAGTACGCTGTGGTCCCCGAAGCCGCGCTGGCCCGCAAGCCTCCTGAGCTGACGTTCGCCGAGGCTTCGACGCTGCCGCAGGCAGGTTCGATCGCCCTCCAGGGCACCGCCCGCGCACACCCCGGGCAGCGTGTGCTGATCAACGGGGCGGGCGGCGGTTCGGGATCGTTCGCGATCCAGCTCGCGAGGTCCTCGGGCGCCCATGTGACCGGCGTGGACAACGCCCGCAAGCTCGCCTTCATGCGAAGCCTCGGGGCCCATGAGGTGATCGACCACCGCCGCCAGGACTTCACCAGGCTCGAGCCCTACGACCTGGTGCTGGATCTCGTGGCTCACCGATCCGCGTTCGCCTACGGGAGGGCGCTGACCCGCGGCGGCCGGTATCTCTGCGTGGGCGGAACCACGCGGGCGCTACTGCAGGTCGTGACCCTCGGAACCGCGCTGGGCCTGCTGACCGGACGGCGGCTCGGGGTCCTCGCTGTCAGGGGAGGCCCCGCGCACTTCGAGCCCGTCGCGCAGCGGTGCGTCGACGGCGATCTTCGCATCCACATCGACCGTACCTTCCCGCTCGGGGAGGTGCCGCAGGCCCTCACCTACGTCGGCGCC